In one Agrobacterium tumefaciens genomic region, the following are encoded:
- a CDS encoding LysE family translocator yields MALETILIFIPACFALNMAFGPNNLLSMTVGARYGMATAVVAASGRLVAFAGMIAIAALGLGALLMASEMMFSLIKWIGVAYLLWIGFKLIRSRADIAAPDVSSGGGTILRTYLRQEFFVASGNPKAILIFTAFFPQFIEKDAYWQSFATLGVIFLLLEVVAITVYAFIGSRLSGLMRNARTLKRVNRISGSMMMAFGVMLAFARRPA; encoded by the coding sequence ATGGCACTCGAAACCATCCTCATTTTCATTCCCGCCTGTTTTGCCCTGAACATGGCGTTCGGGCCCAATAACCTCCTGTCGATGACGGTCGGTGCGCGATACGGCATGGCCACGGCGGTGGTGGCGGCAAGCGGCAGGCTGGTTGCTTTCGCAGGCATGATCGCGATTGCCGCGCTGGGGCTAGGCGCGCTTTTGATGGCGTCCGAGATGATGTTTTCGCTGATTAAATGGATCGGCGTTGCTTACCTGCTGTGGATCGGCTTCAAGCTCATCCGCTCCAGGGCGGATATCGCGGCTCCGGATGTGTCCTCGGGCGGCGGCACCATTCTCAGGACCTATCTGCGGCAGGAGTTCTTCGTCGCCTCCGGCAATCCGAAGGCTATCCTGATCTTCACGGCCTTTTTCCCGCAATTCATCGAGAAGGACGCCTATTGGCAGAGTTTCGCCACGCTCGGCGTGATTTTCCTTCTGCTCGAGGTGGTGGCCATCACCGTTTATGCCTTTATCGGCTCGCGGCTGTCCGGTCTCATGCGCAATGCGCGCACCCTGAAGCGCGTGAACCGGATCAGCGGCTCCATGATGATGGCCTTCGGCGTCATGCTCGCCTTTGCCCGGCGTCCGGCCTGA
- the msrB gene encoding peptide-methionine (R)-S-oxide reductase MsrB, with translation MSDLTPPKVNKSDADWREQLTPEQYHILREHGTERAFTGPYWDTFQKGLYRCAACDEPLFLSDTKFDAGCGWPSYFEPVKPGAVTEHRDASYGMVRTEIRCANCGGHLGHVFPDGPKPTGLRYCINGHSMVFEPI, from the coding sequence ATGAGCGATCTGACACCCCCCAAAGTGAACAAGAGCGATGCCGACTGGCGCGAACAGCTGACGCCGGAGCAATATCACATCCTGCGTGAACATGGCACCGAGCGCGCCTTTACCGGCCCCTACTGGGACACGTTCCAGAAAGGCCTCTACCGCTGCGCCGCCTGTGACGAACCGCTGTTCCTCTCCGATACGAAGTTCGACGCGGGCTGCGGTTGGCCGAGCTATTTCGAGCCGGTGAAGCCGGGCGCCGTGACGGAACACCGCGACGCCAGTTACGGCATGGTGCGCACGGAAATCCGCTGCGCCAATTGCGGCGGCCATCTTGGCCATGTCTTCCCCGACGGCCCGAAGCCGACAGGCCTGCGTTACTGTATCAACGGCCATTCGATGGTGTTCGAGCCGATCTGA
- a CDS encoding putative monovalent cation/H+ antiporter subunit A: MTSDVTPLTFLSLFLPFLAALAAPALVKRFGHNAAWILALAPGLAFVHFALMLPEIAAGGVITGGYAWVPSFNLSFSWFIDGLSLTFALLITGIGLLIVLYAGGYMKGHPQQGRFLSFLLLFMGAMLGVVVSDSLLMLFVFWELTSITSFLLIGFDHERAASRRAALQALVVTGGGGLLLLAGLIFIWDISGMTQLSMLVRGGDILRDSPFYLAALLLVLGGAFTKSAQFPFHFWLPNAMEAPTPVSAYLHSATMVKAGVYLLMRLNPVLGDTAAWQILLPFFGGLTMLTGALLAVRQTDLKLMLAYTTVSSLGLLVMLTGFGSDHAIEAAVLYLVAHSLFKGALFMVAGIIDHETGTRDVTKLGGLRKAMPITFAAALAAAISMAGLPPFFGFLAKEEIYYALAHGNPRAVLFTGIAILGNALMFAVAFAVALKPFLGKPLKTSKHAHEGPLLLWLGPALLAVKGLTIALFSGIAHFYISTPMASAVAGEARPVEISLIPHIGVPLGLSLLTIALGIVLYTRLVALRSLMDRTFRALGAGPDRGFDVFIEALVKISFHVARLIQPGRLEFYVTATFAVIAAVLLAPLFLYGELPSVPAWPHDVQIHELTFIAIAVAGLMAVLTASSRLTAIIALGIQGFAVAVIFLLFGAPDLSFTQFMVETLSVVILTLVMTRLRLSPSDHRGLGQKLLDSTIAIACGTGFALFLMRATEASFDNRLTDFYNTYSKVIAHGANVVNVIIVDFRGTDTLGEIAVVMITGLAILALIRIRPAAAVKGPAKTAKKKGARA; encoded by the coding sequence ATGACATCAGATGTCACGCCGCTGACATTCCTGTCGCTGTTTCTGCCGTTTCTGGCAGCGCTCGCCGCGCCGGCGCTTGTGAAAAGGTTCGGTCACAATGCCGCGTGGATCCTGGCGCTTGCGCCGGGGCTGGCATTTGTCCATTTCGCCCTGATGCTGCCTGAAATCGCGGCGGGTGGCGTTATCACCGGCGGTTATGCCTGGGTTCCGAGCTTCAACCTCAGCTTTTCCTGGTTCATCGACGGCCTGTCGCTGACATTTGCCCTTCTCATCACCGGCATCGGCCTGCTGATCGTGCTTTACGCCGGCGGTTACATGAAGGGACATCCACAGCAGGGCCGTTTCCTGTCTTTCCTGCTCCTGTTCATGGGGGCGATGCTTGGCGTCGTCGTCTCCGACAGCCTGCTGATGCTGTTCGTTTTCTGGGAACTGACCTCCATCACCTCCTTCCTGCTGATCGGTTTTGACCATGAGCGCGCGGCCTCGCGCCGCGCTGCGCTGCAGGCGCTGGTGGTGACGGGCGGCGGCGGTCTGCTGCTGCTCGCCGGGCTGATTTTCATCTGGGACATCAGCGGCATGACGCAATTGTCCATGCTGGTGCGCGGCGGCGACATATTGCGCGACAGCCCGTTTTATCTCGCCGCGCTGCTTCTGGTTCTTGGCGGCGCCTTTACCAAATCGGCGCAGTTTCCCTTCCATTTCTGGCTGCCCAACGCCATGGAAGCGCCGACACCTGTTTCCGCCTATCTGCATTCGGCAACCATGGTGAAGGCCGGCGTCTATCTTTTGATGCGTCTCAATCCGGTTCTCGGCGATACCGCCGCCTGGCAGATATTGCTGCCCTTCTTCGGTGGCCTGACCATGCTGACGGGCGCGCTGCTTGCCGTGCGCCAGACCGACCTGAAGCTGATGCTGGCTTATACCACGGTCTCATCGCTCGGCCTGCTGGTCATGCTCACCGGCTTCGGCTCGGATCATGCCATTGAGGCGGCGGTGCTTTATCTGGTGGCGCATTCGCTGTTCAAGGGCGCGCTGTTCATGGTCGCCGGCATCATCGACCATGAGACCGGCACCCGCGACGTGACGAAGCTCGGCGGCCTGCGAAAAGCCATGCCGATCACCTTTGCGGCAGCGCTGGCGGCTGCGATTTCCATGGCCGGCCTGCCACCCTTCTTCGGTTTTCTCGCCAAGGAAGAGATTTATTATGCGCTGGCGCATGGCAATCCGCGCGCCGTGCTGTTCACCGGCATCGCCATTCTCGGCAATGCGCTGATGTTTGCCGTGGCCTTCGCCGTGGCGCTGAAACCGTTCCTCGGCAAGCCGTTGAAAACCTCGAAACATGCCCATGAGGGGCCGCTTCTGCTCTGGCTCGGCCCGGCGCTGCTGGCGGTGAAGGGGCTGACCATCGCTCTCTTCTCCGGTATCGCGCATTTCTATATTTCGACGCCCATGGCAAGCGCGGTCGCGGGTGAGGCCCGCCCGGTGGAAATCTCGCTCATTCCCCATATCGGCGTGCCGCTCGGCCTGTCGCTGCTGACGATCGCGCTCGGCATCGTCCTCTATACGCGGCTTGTCGCCCTTCGCAGTCTGATGGACCGCACGTTCAGGGCGCTGGGGGCGGGGCCGGACAGGGGGTTCGATGTCTTCATCGAAGCGCTGGTGAAAATCTCGTTCCATGTGGCGAGGCTCATCCAGCCCGGCAGGCTGGAATTTTATGTCACCGCCACTTTCGCCGTCATCGCCGCCGTGCTGCTGGCGCCACTATTTCTTTATGGCGAGCTTCCGTCAGTACCGGCATGGCCGCACGATGTTCAGATCCATGAGCTGACCTTCATCGCCATCGCCGTGGCAGGCCTCATGGCGGTGCTGACCGCCTCCAGCCGGCTCACCGCCATCATTGCGCTCGGCATTCAGGGTTTTGCCGTGGCGGTCATCTTCCTGCTGTTCGGCGCGCCGGATCTTTCCTTCACGCAGTTCATGGTCGAGACGCTGTCGGTGGTCATCCTGACGCTGGTGATGACGCGGCTTCGACTGTCGCCGTCGGATCATCGCGGCCTTGGCCAGAAGCTGCTGGACAGCACCATCGCCATTGCCTGCGGAACCGGCTTCGCTTTGTTCCTGATGCGGGCGACGGAGGCGAGTTTCGACAATCGTCTGACCGATTTCTACAACACCTATTCCAAGGTCATCGCCCACGGCGCCAATGTCGTGAACGTCATCATCGTCGATTTCCGCGGCACGGATACGCTCGGCGAAATCGCTGTCGTGATGATCACGGGTCTCGCCATTCTCGCGCTCATCCGCATTCGCCCGGCCGCCGCCGTCAAGGGACCTGCCAAGACCGCTAAGAAGAAGGGAGCGCGGGCATGA